A region of Natribaculum luteum DNA encodes the following proteins:
- the trpE gene encoding anthranilate synthase component I, protein MTGAPTLDLTREAFREHAGTADDRPVVVRAVATLESGVTPLAAYAALTGRTSDRDRSPYAFLLESAEKTASSDPGGAFQPASAQTERHARFSYVGYDPEAVVTVGPDGTSVERLSADAPLELIETDPTGDAVDALRAALPDVRLANVPDCDRQHLEGGLVGFLAYDAVYDLWLEEVGLERPDSRFPDAEFVLTTKTLVFDERDGTLSLVFTPILEAGDDPGEVYDEIRAEAAAVREALETADDLETGGFVRHDERAGSRDAYEESVRRAKEHVLDGDIYQGVVSRTRELYGEVDPLGFYQSLRDVNPSPYMYLLEHDDRTVVGASPETLVSVRGREVMSNPIAGTCDRGTSPVEDRRLAGEMLADGKERAEHTMLVDLARNDVRRVSEPGSIRVEEFMNVLKYSHVQHIESTVTGELASDADAFDATRAAFPAGTLSGAPKVRAMEIIDELEAKPRGLYGGGVGYYSWTGDADFAIVIRTATIEAAGDERRITVQAGAGLVADSDPTAEYEETEKKMDGVLTALERIEVPDAKRDALETTPEVSR, encoded by the coding sequence ATGACCGGGGCACCGACGCTCGACCTCACGCGCGAGGCGTTTCGCGAGCACGCGGGGACGGCGGACGATCGCCCCGTCGTCGTCCGGGCGGTCGCGACCCTCGAGTCCGGGGTCACGCCGCTTGCCGCGTACGCGGCGCTGACCGGACGGACGAGCGACCGGGACCGCTCGCCGTACGCTTTCCTGCTCGAGAGCGCGGAGAAGACTGCCTCGAGCGATCCGGGCGGCGCGTTCCAGCCAGCGTCAGCGCAGACGGAACGCCACGCCCGATTTTCGTACGTCGGCTACGACCCCGAGGCCGTCGTCACCGTCGGTCCCGACGGGACGTCCGTCGAGAGGCTCTCCGCAGACGCTCCCCTCGAGTTGATCGAGACCGACCCGACGGGAGACGCCGTCGACGCGCTGCGGGCGGCGTTGCCTGACGTTCGACTGGCGAACGTCCCCGACTGCGATCGACAGCACCTCGAAGGTGGGCTCGTCGGCTTTCTCGCCTACGACGCCGTCTACGACCTCTGGCTCGAGGAGGTCGGACTCGAGCGTCCCGACTCGCGGTTTCCCGACGCCGAGTTCGTCCTGACGACGAAGACGCTCGTCTTCGACGAACGTGACGGGACGCTCTCGCTCGTGTTCACGCCGATCCTCGAGGCGGGGGACGATCCCGGCGAGGTCTACGACGAGATCCGGGCGGAAGCCGCCGCCGTCCGGGAGGCGCTCGAGACCGCCGACGACCTCGAGACCGGCGGCTTCGTCCGCCACGACGAGCGTGCTGGCTCGAGAGACGCATACGAGGAGAGCGTTCGCCGGGCGAAAGAACACGTCCTCGACGGCGACATCTACCAGGGGGTCGTCTCGCGCACGCGTGAGCTGTACGGCGAGGTCGACCCGCTCGGCTTCTACCAGTCGCTCCGGGACGTGAATCCCTCGCCGTACATGTATCTGCTCGAGCACGACGACCGAACCGTCGTCGGTGCGAGCCCCGAGACGCTCGTTTCCGTGCGCGGGCGCGAGGTCATGTCGAACCCGATCGCGGGGACCTGCGACCGCGGGACGAGTCCAGTGGAGGACCGTCGGCTGGCGGGCGAGATGCTCGCCGACGGGAAAGAACGCGCCGAGCACACGATGCTGGTCGACCTGGCGCGCAACGACGTCCGCCGGGTCTCGGAGCCGGGATCGATTCGCGTCGAGGAGTTTATGAACGTCCTGAAGTACAGCCACGTCCAGCACATCGAGTCGACCGTGACAGGTGAACTCGCGTCGGACGCGGACGCCTTCGACGCGACGCGGGCGGCGTTTCCCGCCGGGACGCTCTCGGGTGCGCCGAAGGTGCGAGCGATGGAGATCATCGACGAACTCGAGGCCAAACCGCGGGGGCTCTACGGCGGCGGCGTCGGCTACTACTCCTGGACCGGCGACGCCGACTTCGCGATCGTGATCCGGACGGCGACGATCGAGGCAGCTGGCGACGAGCGACGGATCACCGTCCAGGCCGGCGCGGGACTGGTCGCCGACAGCGACCCCACAGCCGAGTACGAGGAGACCGAAAAGAAGATGGACGGCGTGCTCACGGCCCTGGAGCGGATCGAGGTACCTGACGCCAAGCGGGATGCTCTCGAGACGACGCCGGAGGTGAGTCGATGA
- the trpG gene encoding anthranilate synthase component II, producing the protein MSIATADEKRVLFVDNFDSFTYNLVEYVSQHADTEIVKNTASLADVRAADPDAIVISPGPGHPKNDRDVGVSLDVLREISPDVPTLGVCLGLEAAVYAYGGSVGRAPEPIHGKASSVDHDGAGVFEGLEQGFRAGRYHSLVATEVPDCFEISATAEHGEGTLVMGVRHREYPLECVQFHPESVLTAVGHDVIENFLSTA; encoded by the coding sequence ATGAGCATCGCCACGGCCGACGAGAAGCGCGTGCTGTTCGTCGACAACTTCGATTCCTTTACCTACAACCTCGTCGAGTACGTCAGCCAGCATGCCGACACCGAGATCGTCAAGAACACGGCGTCGCTCGCGGACGTGCGTGCGGCCGATCCGGACGCGATCGTGATCAGCCCCGGTCCCGGACATCCGAAGAACGACCGGGACGTCGGCGTGTCACTCGACGTCCTCCGGGAGATCAGCCCCGACGTCCCGACGCTCGGCGTCTGTCTCGGCCTCGAGGCCGCCGTCTACGCCTACGGCGGCAGCGTCGGTCGCGCGCCCGAACCGATCCACGGGAAGGCGTCGTCGGTCGACCACGACGGGGCGGGCGTCTTCGAGGGACTCGAGCAGGGCTTTCGCGCCGGTCGGTACCACTCGCTGGTGGCGACGGAGGTGCCAGACTGTTTCGAAATTTCGGCGACGGCCGAACACGGCGAGGGGACGCTCGTGATGGGCGTTCGTCACCGGGAGTACCCACTCGAGTGCGTCCAGTTTCACCCCGAGAGCGTGCTCACGGCGGTCGGTCACGACGTGATCGAGAACTTCCTCTCGACGGCGTGA
- a CDS encoding universal stress protein: protein MTQYDVVLVPTDWSPPAERGVDHGLELAANNAADVHFVYVLDRTRYGDTPAISSYELALEEAEDQAIERLEELADRARDRGLTADVHCRRGTPHEEIVGLAETIDADLVVMGKHGEGQAETPHIGSVADRVLRTTERPVFTV, encoded by the coding sequence ATGACACAGTACGACGTCGTACTCGTTCCGACGGACTGGAGCCCCCCAGCCGAGCGGGGCGTCGACCACGGTCTCGAACTCGCGGCCAACAACGCCGCCGACGTCCACTTCGTCTACGTCCTCGACAGGACGCGCTACGGCGACACGCCAGCGATCTCGAGTTACGAACTCGCACTCGAGGAGGCCGAAGACCAGGCCATCGAACGGCTCGAGGAGCTCGCAGACCGCGCTCGAGACCGCGGTCTGACTGCCGACGTCCACTGCAGGCGCGGAACGCCACACGAGGAGATCGTCGGCCTGGCGGAGACGATCGACGCCGACCTCGTCGTGATGGGCAAACACGGCGAAGGGCAGGCGGAGACGCCACACATCGGCAGCGTCGCCGATCGGGTGCTTCGGACGACCGAACGGCCAGTGTTCACGGTGTGA
- the trpD gene encoding anthranilate phosphoribosyltransferase: protein MQEYVERVTEGQDLTQTEARAVSSAVFEGATEAQIGALLAALRAKGETEAEIAGFAEGMRAAARTIEPTREPLVDTCGTGGDDYDTINVSTTSAIVASGAGVPVAKHGNYSVSSSSGSADVLEELGVEVEAEPPAVEAAIEDDGIGFMLAPIFHPAMKAVIGPRKELGMRTVFNVLGPLTNPAGADAQVVGVYDPDLVPVLAQALARMDVDRALVAHGSGTDEIAIHGETTVAEVDGDDVEGYTVAPADLGLERHEIGDIAGGSPAENAADLRGIVDGDVDGAKRDVILANAGAALYVAGEATSLEDGVERARKAIDDGAAAGKLERLQTATQEVR, encoded by the coding sequence ATGCAGGAATACGTCGAACGCGTCACGGAGGGACAGGACCTGACACAAACAGAGGCTCGAGCGGTCTCGAGTGCGGTGTTCGAGGGCGCGACGGAGGCACAGATCGGCGCGTTGCTCGCAGCGCTGCGCGCGAAAGGCGAGACTGAAGCCGAGATCGCCGGCTTCGCGGAGGGGATGCGCGCGGCCGCACGGACGATCGAACCCACACGCGAACCGCTGGTCGACACCTGCGGAACGGGCGGCGACGACTACGACACGATCAACGTCTCGACGACGAGTGCGATCGTGGCCTCCGGCGCGGGCGTACCCGTCGCGAAACACGGCAACTACTCGGTCTCCTCGTCGTCGGGAAGCGCGGACGTCCTGGAAGAACTCGGCGTCGAGGTCGAGGCCGAACCGCCGGCGGTCGAGGCGGCCATCGAGGACGACGGGATCGGCTTCATGCTCGCGCCCATCTTCCACCCCGCGATGAAGGCGGTCATCGGCCCGCGCAAAGAACTCGGGATGCGGACGGTGTTCAACGTCCTCGGGCCGCTGACCAACCCCGCAGGAGCCGACGCACAGGTCGTCGGCGTCTACGATCCCGACCTCGTTCCCGTCCTCGCCCAGGCGCTCGCGCGGATGGACGTCGACCGCGCGCTGGTCGCCCACGGGTCGGGCACCGACGAGATCGCCATCCACGGGGAGACAACGGTAGCGGAAGTCGACGGCGACGACGTCGAGGGGTATACCGTCGCGCCGGCCGACCTCGGCCTCGAGCGCCACGAGATCGGTGACATCGCCGGCGGTTCGCCGGCCGAAAACGCCGCCGACCTCCGCGGGATCGTCGACGGCGACGTCGACGGCGCAAAACGCGACGTGATCCTCGCGAACGCCGGGGCGGCACTCTACGTCGCCGGCGAGGCGACGTCGCTCGAGGACGGCGTCGAACGCGCACGCAAGGCGATCGACGACGGCGCGGCGGCGGGGAAACTCGAGCGACTCCAAACGGCGACACAAGAAGTACGATGA
- a CDS encoding TVP38/TMEM64 family protein — MTLTSMRPLAGGVAVGLVVVASLLLSPSSVAVLESVSADPYLFGLVVAGLYLVRPLLAWPPTLLAAVVGYGYGVTLGVPIALVGVVVTVIPVFLGVRWITATTAVDSSGGHPEGVLERAGDVVRRYYDATGPIRGVTASRLAPIPSDVSTCAAAVSDVRLGHLVVGTAIGELPWTVAAVVVGASTATITTAGVGDLGAPLSIACALAAALLLAGPVYRLARGRLPSAG; from the coding sequence ATGACGCTGACGTCGATGCGACCGCTGGCGGGCGGCGTAGCGGTCGGACTCGTCGTCGTCGCGAGCCTGTTGCTCTCGCCGTCGTCGGTCGCAGTCCTCGAGTCGGTCTCGGCGGATCCGTATCTGTTCGGACTGGTCGTGGCGGGGCTGTATCTCGTTCGGCCGTTGCTTGCGTGGCCGCCGACGCTACTCGCTGCCGTCGTCGGCTACGGCTACGGCGTCACGCTCGGCGTGCCGATCGCGCTCGTCGGCGTCGTCGTGACCGTGATCCCGGTGTTCCTCGGCGTTCGCTGGATCACCGCCACGACGGCGGTCGACTCGAGTGGTGGCCACCCAGAGGGCGTCCTCGAGCGCGCTGGCGACGTCGTTCGGCGCTACTACGATGCGACGGGGCCGATCCGGGGCGTGACGGCCTCTCGTCTCGCGCCGATCCCGTCGGACGTCTCGACGTGTGCGGCGGCGGTCAGCGACGTCAGGCTGGGTCACCTCGTCGTCGGGACGGCGATCGGCGAACTTCCGTGGACGGTCGCCGCGGTCGTCGTCGGCGCGTCCACGGCGACGATCACGACTGCGGGAGTCGGCGACCTCGGCGCGCCGCTGTCGATCGCGTGTGCGCTCGCGGCCGCGCTCTTGCTTGCGGGACCCGTCTACCGGCTGGCTCGAGGCCGACTCCCGTCGGCCGGGTGA
- a CDS encoding HVO_2523 family zinc finger protein has translation MTERDDLRDRKQGPPCPFCDAPLYKRHCKYVCPQHGVVIDCSDPFR, from the coding sequence ATGACCGAACGAGACGACCTCCGAGACCGAAAACAGGGACCTCCCTGTCCGTTTTGCGACGCACCGCTGTACAAGCGCCACTGCAAGTACGTCTGTCCCCAACACGGCGTCGTCATCGACTGTAGCGACCCGTTTCGCTAG
- a CDS encoding pyridoxal phosphate-dependent aminotransferase, with the protein MSDSSTAEKGGAGFEGVTLLLCENPLPPIDEAIAAAEDELPRSNHYTEPHSEPLRDLLADRLEVRTGNVHVNAGSELILRQLFDRFGQHVHLLAPTYPLFSEIADQYTETRLRPEADFQFDLRDLEIPDETTLVVVVNPNNPNGGSFDMDPLPDLLEANPETRFLIDEAFVDFVDESVAHLVPEYDNLLVTQTLSKAHSLAGFRIGYAILPEPIADDLNATNDAYPLARPSQAAAIATLEHEAKIRDRIDRLRSWTTRLAADLESLGVETFPTETYFFLADFSPHDATDVAAQLRERNILVKPFDDDRLGPGYMRVTTARPEDNDRVVAALEEIL; encoded by the coding sequence ATGAGCGACTCGTCGACGGCAGAAAAGGGCGGGGCCGGATTCGAGGGCGTCACACTGCTGCTCTGTGAGAATCCACTGCCGCCAATCGACGAGGCGATCGCCGCCGCCGAGGACGAACTGCCACGCAGCAATCACTACACGGAGCCCCACTCCGAGCCGTTGCGCGACCTGCTCGCCGACCGCCTCGAGGTTCGAACCGGGAACGTCCACGTCAACGCGGGCTCCGAACTGATCCTCCGCCAGTTGTTCGACCGGTTCGGCCAGCACGTCCACCTCCTCGCGCCGACGTACCCGCTGTTCTCGGAGATCGCCGACCAGTACACCGAAACGCGGCTTCGGCCGGAAGCCGACTTTCAGTTCGATCTCCGCGATCTCGAGATCCCCGACGAGACGACGCTCGTGGTCGTCGTCAATCCGAACAATCCGAACGGGGGCTCGTTCGACATGGATCCACTCCCGGATCTCCTCGAGGCGAACCCGGAGACGCGGTTTTTGATCGACGAGGCGTTCGTCGACTTCGTCGACGAGTCGGTGGCCCACCTCGTCCCCGAGTACGACAATCTCCTCGTGACCCAGACGTTGTCGAAAGCACACAGCCTGGCTGGTTTTCGCATCGGCTACGCGATTCTCCCCGAGCCGATCGCCGACGATCTGAACGCGACCAACGACGCCTATCCGCTCGCGCGACCGAGTCAGGCGGCCGCGATCGCGACGCTCGAGCACGAGGCGAAGATCCGGGACCGAATCGACCGACTCCGGTCGTGGACGACGCGGCTGGCCGCCGACCTCGAGTCGCTGGGAGTCGAGACGTTTCCCACCGAGACCTACTTCTTCCTCGCTGACTTCAGCCCACACGACGCGACCGACGTCGCAGCACAACTGCGAGAGCGAAACATTCTGGTCAAACCGTTCGACGACGACCGGCTCGGTCCCGGCTACATGCGAGTGACGACGGCCCGACCCGAGGACAACGACCGAGTCGTCGCCGCGCTCGAGGAAATTCTGTAG
- a CDS encoding YihY/virulence factor BrkB family protein, with product MELRQALTSIYRTASDRDVTFLAAGFAYYAFVSLIPLVLLAFVLGSLLGGEALAERLITAAGDLLPAAGDELVTDALTTEAGRAEASLVALLVATWGALKVFRGLSKAFDEVYGTAGEVSFLEEVRDGIVVIVAIGGALVLMIVIGVVLGIVAREIPFVGTLSWLALVLGLFFAFLPIYYVLPPVSVRFVEIVPGAAVAAIGWTILQVGFQVYAANAARYAAYGAVGVVLLFVTWLYFAGILILVGAVVNVVVSRPDVAAPESPRSDRTEKRYNDSADRPDQ from the coding sequence ATGGAGCTCCGGCAGGCACTCACGTCGATCTATCGAACTGCAAGCGACCGCGACGTGACCTTTCTCGCCGCCGGGTTCGCCTACTACGCGTTCGTCTCGCTGATCCCGCTGGTCTTGCTCGCGTTCGTCCTCGGCTCGCTACTCGGCGGCGAAGCGCTCGCCGAGCGCCTGATCACGGCCGCGGGCGACCTCCTGCCAGCGGCCGGCGACGAACTCGTCACCGACGCGCTGACGACCGAAGCTGGACGCGCGGAGGCGTCACTCGTCGCCCTCCTCGTCGCCACCTGGGGTGCGTTGAAAGTCTTCCGCGGACTGAGCAAGGCGTTCGACGAGGTGTACGGAACCGCCGGCGAGGTTTCGTTCCTCGAGGAGGTTCGCGACGGAATCGTGGTCATCGTCGCCATCGGCGGGGCGCTCGTGCTGATGATCGTCATCGGCGTGGTACTCGGCATCGTCGCCCGGGAGATCCCCTTCGTCGGCACCCTCAGCTGGCTCGCGCTGGTTCTCGGCCTCTTTTTCGCGTTTCTCCCGATCTACTACGTTCTCCCCCCGGTCAGCGTTCGCTTCGTCGAGATCGTCCCGGGTGCGGCCGTTGCCGCCATCGGGTGGACGATCCTCCAGGTCGGATTCCAGGTCTACGCCGCGAACGCGGCTCGCTACGCGGCCTACGGCGCGGTCGGAGTCGTCTTGCTCTTCGTCACGTGGCTTTACTTCGCGGGCATCCTGATCCTCGTCGGTGCCGTCGTCAACGTCGTCGTCTCGAGACCGGACGTCGCCGCACCGGAGTCGCCTCGGTCGGATCGAACCGAGAAACGTTATAACGACTCGGCTGACAGGCCTGACCAATGA
- a CDS encoding adenosylcobalamin-dependent ribonucleoside-diphosphate reductase, with protein sequence MSESELSADEITLPVKRTEGDTLEERMTDNAYHNILPARYLRKDAEGELVEEQEDLFPRVGKNVALAEAVYEAEKRDLEITVTPDQLKPDHPRRDELAEEVFGKGTSVDDDAETTLTEENVNKFAYDTVVPELPEEIRDHVEDVAETFVEGMESLSFMPNSPTLMNAGDELQQLSACFVMSPDDDLSDIHETAKKAAEVFQSGGGVGYGFWQLRPYGDSVGSTGGIASGPITFMRTYDQLCETIAQGGTRRGAQMGIMRVSHPDVIEFIHAKNKDVSLAHTLRLNDPDDYTYTTFAEALEEARELIDEEGRVPEHLRNAVEGHLSNFNISVGVTDDFMEAVKNGEEYTFTNPRTEEPHVATEETKEMYSRYGLGEHVEVGEELSIPAELIWERIVEGAHENGEPGVIYLERVNKEHSFDIEENPDHRILATNPCGEQPLEEYEACNLGHINLSTLADLETPDWRVWSAEHEDEYDSREEAVAVFLEEAIDWEEFDERIEYGTRFLENVVTMSDFPVDEIERKVREMRKIGLGVMGLAQLYIQLGVRYGSDEGNEIARQLLIHINHEAKATSHELAKERGSFDDWDDSKYADPTAYDEWFEKQTGEDADDWDEGFPIRNHNVTTIAPTGTTSMVGNTTGGCEPIYNVAYYKNVTDDVQGDEMLVEFDDYFLRVLEANDIDVEAAKAEAQEQMANNGFDGVEGLSTVPDAIGELFVITSDLSAKDHAAVQCAAQEGVDSAISKTVNAPNDSTLEDAKEVFEWVYEHGGKGVTYYRDGTRSKQVLTTRADNAEFADEGEAAEAIVEQIREVFGSLEAFLENEDVQNVAEEELETLLGTANLQPEYAEKRARPDALQGVSQRIDTGYGKVYVTINEDPETGQPFELFANIGHSGGFTNSFTEALAKVISTALRSGVDPHEIVDELCGTRSPKVAWDKGEQIQSIPDAIGTAMRRYLDDEIDKPYPKQQTLEESADAEDVEHADHETDGGAATRETDDSNDATQDLIDAGESPECPSCGSLSLYYSEGCKTCESCGWSEC encoded by the coding sequence ATGAGCGAGTCCGAACTCTCCGCGGACGAGATCACGCTGCCCGTCAAGCGCACCGAGGGCGACACGCTCGAGGAGCGCATGACCGACAACGCCTACCACAACATCCTGCCCGCACGTTACCTCCGGAAGGACGCCGAGGGAGAACTCGTCGAGGAGCAGGAGGATCTGTTCCCCCGCGTCGGCAAGAACGTCGCCCTCGCGGAGGCCGTCTACGAGGCCGAAAAACGCGACCTCGAGATCACGGTCACACCCGATCAGCTCAAGCCGGACCACCCGCGGCGGGACGAACTCGCCGAGGAGGTGTTCGGGAAAGGGACGTCGGTGGACGACGACGCCGAGACGACTCTCACGGAGGAGAACGTCAACAAGTTCGCCTACGACACGGTCGTTCCCGAACTCCCCGAGGAGATCCGCGACCACGTCGAGGACGTCGCCGAGACGTTCGTCGAGGGGATGGAATCGCTCTCCTTTATGCCGAACTCGCCGACCCTGATGAACGCCGGCGACGAACTCCAGCAGCTCTCGGCGTGTTTCGTGATGTCCCCGGACGACGACCTCTCCGACATCCACGAGACGGCCAAGAAGGCAGCCGAGGTCTTCCAGAGTGGCGGCGGCGTCGGCTACGGCTTCTGGCAGCTCCGACCGTACGGCGACTCGGTCGGATCGACCGGCGGCATCGCCTCGGGCCCGATCACGTTCATGCGGACGTACGACCAGCTCTGTGAGACGATCGCCCAGGGCGGAACCCGTCGTGGAGCCCAGATGGGCATCATGCGCGTCTCCCACCCCGACGTCATCGAGTTCATCCACGCGAAGAACAAGGACGTCTCGCTGGCTCACACGCTCCGACTCAACGATCCCGACGACTACACCTACACCACCTTCGCCGAGGCACTCGAGGAAGCCCGCGAACTCATCGACGAGGAGGGTCGCGTCCCCGAGCATCTGCGCAACGCCGTCGAAGGCCACCTCTCGAACTTCAACATCTCCGTCGGTGTCACCGACGACTTCATGGAGGCAGTGAAAAACGGCGAGGAGTACACCTTCACCAACCCGCGCACGGAAGAGCCCCACGTCGCCACCGAGGAGACCAAGGAGATGTACAGCCGCTACGGTCTCGGCGAGCACGTCGAGGTCGGCGAAGAGCTCTCGATCCCCGCAGAACTCATCTGGGAGCGGATCGTCGAGGGTGCCCACGAGAACGGCGAACCGGGCGTCATCTATCTCGAGCGGGTGAACAAAGAACATTCGTTCGACATCGAAGAAAATCCAGACCACAGGATTCTTGCAACAAATCCCTGTGGCGAACAGCCGCTCGAGGAGTACGAGGCCTGTAACCTCGGGCACATCAACCTCTCGACGCTCGCCGACCTCGAGACGCCGGACTGGCGCGTCTGGTCTGCAGAACACGAAGACGAGTACGACTCCCGCGAGGAGGCCGTCGCCGTCTTCCTCGAGGAGGCGATCGACTGGGAGGAGTTCGACGAGCGCATCGAGTACGGCACGCGCTTCCTCGAGAACGTCGTCACGATGTCCGACTTCCCGGTCGACGAGATCGAACGGAAGGTCCGGGAGATGCGCAAGATCGGACTCGGCGTCATGGGACTGGCCCAGCTGTACATCCAGCTCGGCGTCCGATACGGCAGCGATGAGGGCAACGAGATCGCCCGACAGCTGCTGATCCACATCAACCACGAGGCGAAGGCGACGAGTCACGAACTCGCGAAAGAGCGCGGCTCGTTCGACGACTGGGACGACTCGAAGTACGCCGACCCGACCGCTTACGACGAGTGGTTCGAGAAGCAGACCGGCGAGGACGCCGACGACTGGGACGAGGGCTTCCCCATCCGCAACCACAACGTGACGACCATCGCACCCACCGGGACGACCTCGATGGTCGGCAACACGACGGGTGGCTGTGAGCCAATCTACAACGTCGCCTACTACAAGAACGTCACCGACGACGTCCAGGGCGACGAGATGTTAGTCGAGTTCGACGACTACTTCCTGCGCGTCCTCGAGGCCAACGACATCGACGTCGAGGCCGCCAAAGCGGAGGCCCAGGAACAGATGGCCAACAACGGGTTCGACGGCGTCGAAGGGCTCTCGACCGTTCCAGACGCCATCGGCGAACTGTTCGTCATCACCTCTGACCTCTCGGCAAAAGACCACGCCGCAGTCCAGTGTGCCGCCCAGGAGGGCGTCGACTCGGCCATCTCGAAGACCGTCAACGCGCCCAACGACTCCACGCTCGAGGACGCAAAGGAGGTCTTCGAGTGGGTCTACGAACACGGCGGGAAGGGCGTCACCTACTACCGCGACGGTACCCGGAGCAAGCAGGTGCTGACGACGCGTGCGGACAACGCGGAGTTCGCCGACGAAGGCGAGGCCGCAGAAGCGATCGTCGAGCAGATCCGCGAGGTCTTCGGCAGTCTCGAGGCATTCCTCGAGAACGAGGACGTCCAGAACGTCGCCGAAGAGGAACTCGAGACGCTGCTCGGAACGGCCAACCTCCAGCCCGAGTACGCCGAAAAACGCGCCCGTCCGGACGCCCTGCAGGGCGTCAGCCAGCGCATCGACACCGGCTACGGCAAGGTCTACGTGACGATCAACGAGGACCCCGAGACCGGCCAGCCGTTCGAACTGTTCGCGAACATCGGCCACTCCGGCGGCTTCACCAACTCCTTCACCGAGGCGCTCGCGAAAGTGATCTCGACGGCGCTCAGGTCGGGCGTCGACCCCCACGAGATCGTCGACGAACTCTGTGGGACCCGGTCGCCGAAAGTCGCCTGGGACAAAGGCGAGCAGATCCAGTCGATTCCCGACGCCATCGGCACCGCGATGCGCCGGTACCTGGACGACGAGATCGACAAGCCCTACCCCAAACAGCAAACGCTCGAGGAGTCGGCAGACGCCGAGGACGTCGAGCACGCCGACCACGAGACCGACGGCGGCGCGGCGACTCGAGAGACCGACGACAGCAACGACGCCACCCAGGACCTCATCGACGCCGGCGAGTCACCCGAGTGTCCCTCGTGTGGCTCGCTGTCGCTTTACTACTCCGAAGGCTGCAAGACCTGCGAGTCCTGTGGCTGGAGCGAGTGCTAA
- a CDS encoding translation initiation factor IF-2 subunit beta, which yields MSDYEDHLEDALSETTEPAEPTDRFSVPDPALRREGETTVYDNFDETVDRLDREPDHVLRYLKRRLGTRASRDERGRARLVGSFSTDRVRELIDDYVAEFVTCPECGSPDTHLEREEGSVVLRCDACGARTAVIERE from the coding sequence ATGTCTGATTACGAAGACCACCTCGAAGACGCGCTCTCGGAGACGACGGAACCTGCCGAACCGACGGATCGGTTTTCCGTCCCGGACCCGGCGCTCCGTCGTGAGGGCGAGACGACCGTCTACGACAACTTCGACGAGACGGTCGATCGACTCGACAGGGAGCCAGATCACGTGCTCCGATACCTCAAGCGACGGCTCGGGACGAGAGCCAGCCGCGACGAACGGGGACGCGCTCGCCTCGTCGGCAGTTTCAGTACCGATCGGGTTCGGGAACTGATCGACGACTACGTCGCCGAGTTCGTGACGTGTCCGGAGTGTGGCTCGCCCGATACGCACCTCGAGCGCGAGGAGGGGTCGGTCGTCCTCCGGTGTGACGCGTGTGGGGCCCGAACCGCGGTGATCGAACGGGAGTGA
- a CDS encoding phosphoribosylanthranilate isomerase, whose protein sequence is MTRVKVCGLTRENDVELAVGAGADAVGVVCDVPVETPREVDPDRAADLLEVVPPFVTGVLVTMPGAVDRAVDLVETVDPDAIQVHGGLEPADLETLREAVDVAVLYAVGADDVEIARTYDDVVDGLVVDSVDADGGGGTGETHDWERTRAATADLASPIVLAGGLTPANVADAVRTVEPFAVDVSSGVEARGGVKDDDAVRSFVERATTARRRVDGATP, encoded by the coding sequence ATGACGCGCGTGAAAGTCTGTGGACTGACGCGCGAGAACGACGTCGAGCTGGCCGTCGGCGCCGGCGCGGACGCGGTCGGCGTCGTCTGTGACGTGCCGGTCGAGACGCCACGCGAGGTCGATCCCGACCGCGCCGCAGACCTCCTCGAGGTAGTCCCGCCGTTCGTGACGGGCGTGCTCGTGACGATGCCCGGCGCGGTCGACCGCGCCGTCGACCTCGTGGAGACGGTCGACCCCGACGCGATCCAGGTCCACGGCGGGCTCGAGCCGGCGGACCTCGAGACGCTACGCGAGGCCGTCGACGTGGCCGTCCTGTACGCGGTCGGTGCGGACGACGTCGAAATCGCGCGGACGTACGACGACGTCGTCGACGGACTGGTCGTCGACTCGGTCGACGCCGACGGCGGCGGCGGAACCGGCGAGACCCACGACTGGGAGCGCACTCGAGCGGCGACGGCCGACCTCGCGTCGCCGATCGTCCTCGCCGGGGGGCTCACGCCGGCGAACGTCGCCGACGCCGTCCGGACGGTCGAGCCGTTCGCCGTCGACGTCTCGAGCGGCGTCGAGGCCCGTGGCGGCGTCAAAGACGACGACGCCGTCCGATCGTTCGTCGAACGAGCGACGACTGCACGGCGGCGAGTCGACGGAGCGACGCCATGA